The Thiobacillus sp. genome contains a region encoding:
- a CDS encoding GIY-YIG nuclease family protein has protein sequence MTSATIKLFLPYGDAKRLRVGEVSNWTGKALATPRTELEDLLLREESESAGVYFLFGEDPESGDALAYIGEAEVIRDRLKQHKAKDFWNAVVVFVSKDENLTKAHIRYLENRLLIEAKNAGRYRLENSNSSNPKLPESDREDMEVFLSRIQQVLPVLGSDLLTPIAGSKKSVTPQHQLVCKNKGAIAHGQRTEAGFVIFKDSTAVVAERPSAEAQHPFVVALRKKLVKDGILVEKDGFFLFTKDSEFASPSAAAAVIHGGGANGLTAWKNADGKTLKELEES, from the coding sequence ATGACATCAGCGACCATCAAACTCTTTCTTCCGTATGGTGACGCAAAGCGTCTTCGTGTCGGAGAGGTCTCAAATTGGACTGGCAAAGCACTTGCTACTCCGCGCACAGAACTTGAGGATCTCCTTCTTCGGGAAGAATCTGAAAGTGCGGGCGTCTATTTCCTTTTTGGCGAAGACCCGGAAAGTGGCGACGCCTTGGCTTACATCGGTGAGGCAGAGGTAATCCGTGACCGCCTAAAACAACATAAGGCCAAGGATTTCTGGAATGCCGTTGTGGTGTTTGTGAGCAAAGACGAAAACTTAACAAAGGCGCACATCCGATACCTCGAAAACCGTCTTCTGATCGAAGCAAAGAACGCAGGCCGATACCGCCTAGAAAATTCAAACAGCTCGAATCCCAAGCTTCCCGAGTCAGACCGGGAGGATATGGAGGTTTTCCTTTCACGAATTCAGCAGGTATTGCCTGTTTTAGGGTCTGATCTCCTTACTCCCATTGCAGGTTCGAAGAAAAGCGTGACACCCCAGCATCAGCTTGTTTGTAAGAATAAAGGTGCCATTGCTCATGGTCAGCGTACTGAGGCTGGGTTCGTTATTTTCAAAGATTCCACAGCGGTAGTTGCGGAGCGTCCTTCAGCCGAAGCACAGCATCCATTCGTTGTTGCGCTGCGGAAAAAGTTGGTCAAAGACGGAATCCTTGTGGAAAAGGATGGCTTCTTCTTGTTCACCAAAGATTCTGAATTTGCTAGTCCAAGCGCCGCAGCAGCAGTGATTCACGGGGGAGGGGCCAATGGCCTTACCGCCTGGAAAAACGCTGATGGAAAGACCCTGAAGGAACTTGAGGAAAGTTAG